Sequence from the Acropora muricata isolate sample 2 chromosome 10, ASM3666990v1, whole genome shotgun sequence genome:
TTGGCTCATGGTTAATATGCACTTGGGAAAGTACATCCACAAATTGCCAAGGATTCAAGCTAGAGTAGCACTCAGCTATCTCTATGTGTGACACTCACCCTTGTCTCATGCTTTGCAACCTACcacatgcatccataacttgacagACACATGCTAACCGTGAGCCGATTGTCAAATACAGTAAATCAACTTAAACCACAGTATCACAGAACTCACTGCCAATATCCTGCGGACTCTTGATTCTGCAGATGCTGCACCTATTGCCTCCAATTCAACATACACCTGATAGCAAAAGGAAAACATGGCTAGAATCACCAATTCCACACGTTGAACTTTACTTACAAATAAGAATAACAGGATTGAATTTAAATCATTTGGAACTGGGAAGACAGAATTCAGTCAAAACTCTGACATCAACTACTGCAAAAACTCTTGTATAAGCCACACTTGTATATAAGCTGCACCCCTAAATTTCTAGCAcgattttgagaaaaaaatgaaaagcagAAAAAATCACTCTGACATAAACGTTGCTTGTTCATGACAAACTTGCCAAAATCTAATGCTTAAAATACCCTTTGAAAGTATGTCTTTAAACGATTTCTCGTATTCTTGTCACTGACAACAGTTGTCTTCATTGCTGAAGCCCACACTTGAATTaaaaaagttgaagtttgataGAAAATGAAGTGCAGCTCAATCAAAGAAGAACATTTGCTTAGTAACCACAAAGTAGTTTACAAAGGGAAGTCTGGACACCAGGGCCCGGTTGTTTGAAagccgattaacttaatccaggattagagtaaacttttatttcatattttcaactttttggcaAAAGTTTCTTtggcttatttttgtttttcaaaattgacttacatactaatgtaaagttttgccaaaTACCAATGTTGAACAACACTTTGGAggagagaaataaactccttgattaacttttaatctgggattagcgttagtgggcttttgaacaaccgggccctgaACTACATATATACTGTATATCAATTATCATAGAAAAACTTTTCCCTAACCGAGAGTTCAATAATCCCATGGACAAATGGTCTCATATGATTCTGAGCCCAATACTTAAGCAAAAAAGTGCAGCTTAtacacaagtttttaccttTAGTTACTATCTTTCTCAATAGTGATACTCAAAAGTGGGATCTGAGGTAGAGAATTGCCCTGATTTTGAAGTGAGACACTTTGGCCTTTACCTCTTTTAGTTTTTCTGTTGCATCCTCATCTCCCTTTTCACTCAGTTGAATCAAACGtgtttcctgaaaaaaaaataaaataaaataaaaaaaaataagcaaaaaagaaaataacgataaaaaaaaaatgctgaatgTTCTTACAGTGCATCTAATCCAGGCACTATCTCATCAAGTAGATGCTTTGcatgaaaaagtgaaaattaattatgaaaaatttgGTATGGATATgaacatacaccttattccaaaatggcagccaataaattatttgtttgattgcatgttaattagcgcTCTTCGCCTCCTTTTCACACTGTTGACGAGGctaagagggctaattaacatgcaaacaaaagaataacttattagccaccattttggaataaagtgTATGAGAAAAGCTAACCTCCTCAAGCAAATGAAGTCTCTTCTTGTCGGCCTTCAACACCACCTCAAACGCTGGTTCATCATTTGCTTCCACATCTGAAAATAATCCAAttaaaccaaagaaaatcaGTTTTAGAATAATTCAATCTTCACAGTAACGGTTGGTTATCATAGCTACATTATGAAAAGTCTGATGCAAATGGTGTCCAGCCAAAAATTTTCTCATGACAAAACTATCACTAATGCCAGTGTGAGACTTGATAAGGCAAGACAAAAGGGGCAGATGAAGTAGAATCTTTCCTTTGTTGAGTCAATTTGGGCAAAGAATCCCTAACCTAGCCAGTTTTATCTAAAATAATCAATGTTTATTGTATATCTTGAGAAAGACTGTTGATTGATCGAAAAGCTAATTCAGATCATTCCAAGCTTGTACCACCAACAATCTCattaaacaacaagaactgaaAGACAAAAGggatatattatatattatgcattgacaataataataattgttactttCACTTTCTTACCTTGTTCACAAAGAAGAATGTCAATGTTTGGAGGTATGGCAAGCTTCCTGGCAGCGATATGTGTTAAAAGAGTTGTTTTGCCCATACTAGAAGACACAAGCATTGGGTCAATGTATGTGGTCCTTGCTTAAtattttattcaaaacaaacaaatcataCATTAACATACGTAATTTAGCAGTGATTAGTCAACAGCCTGTCTTTTGTTCTGACTCTATTGATTGATGCTTTTCTTCAGAGAAAACCCAGACATCACTTAATGGTACAAATAGCAGGGGAAAAGAGTCACTTAAGAAATTATGAAAGCATAAAACTGAAATGTAGTGAAAATAGGGGAAATCGCTCTCTTTGGCATGTCAAAAAGGTGTCACACACTGTTGAGGATGATTCAAGGCTATAACTTAGGAGAAAACTTACATAGAGAACATGATATCGCACATCTCGTTCTCAAACTTTTCATCCCTGACAGTGATACTAAGAATTATTTACAGTTACTCTGCCTAATACCAAGGAATGCTAGTCATTGAAAATGGACCACCTCATAGAGGGCAAGGGTTTAACCAATATTTGAAGAAATCAGATTCGTACCCATTTGGTCCAACTAAACCATATCTCCTTCCAGCAGTGATACTCAGGTTTGCATTCACAAAAAGATCCTTACCACGTGCAGAAATACTAAACTTCTCTACCTAGGAACAACTCAAGGTtatcaataataacaacagaACAATAACAAGTCTCAAGGGATTAAGACAAGTACAAGTTTGATACCAAGCAAATTTTGGGAGACTGAAAATCAAGCTGAACACAACTAGTTAGCAAATTTAAACATCATTCTTTAGCAAGGGAAGGAAGGAAACAGTAATAGTCAAAGACAAAGTTCTCTGAGCAGAAAAGAGAACCAAAAGACTCGATCCACAAAATTCatgatgacatttttttttgtctcaaatTGAACCCaggatataataataatttggaTTTAATACTGCTCCCGTCCCCTGTTCTACATGTTGATCAATCTTGAATCCTCAGCAGTAACATGACACAACAAATAACTTCCCTATGAGGagactattaattttttaactGACAATTCCATCTAACTTGACCAAGAGAACAAAACTAGCCCATGAAAACCTCTCACTAAAATCATCTCCATTCGTGAAAAAAAGAAGGATgttttttgttccatttttaATCAATCATAAATTTGTCTATTATAAATATACCTTGATATCAGAggcattttcaaaaataccagTTCTTGTCGTCGTCTCTTGCTGAGATACTGAAAATTGAGATCCCGCAACTTCCTGAACTTCTGACTCAAATTTTTGCTGGAAGCAAAGACAGAAAAGCTGAACAAAAAAACCTTACAATATTCATCAGTTACAAAATAATCCCTGATATCCATAGCATGAATAACTATAATGCAATAATTATCATGTGTCCACACAGAGTCATGCCTATTCAAAAGAATAGACAGACATCTGCGAACAAGCTGGAATGCTTCACTCTTTTGTTTTGAGATGACATCAAAAGGTATACTTTCAGAAATAAAGCATGACTACAGGTTATTGTTAGCTTATTTCAATGTAGCCACATTCCCTAGTGATTATCTGTTTACGTACTTCACTAAGTTTCAAAGTAATCAACTATATTAAAGTTTTGATCATACAAAAATACCATTCCAAGAAAGTGTAACACACACTACCTGTTTCCTGAGTTTTTTAAGCTCTTTCTTGCTTAACTTCTTTGTATCAACTGTATCCTCTGACAAATTGAATTGTTCAAATTAGTTAAAGTTAAATTTAAGTCCGAATTTCTCAAAATCCGAGTGGGCTAGGGCAGTGGTATTTCAGCATAGTTTGTGATACCTAAATTTCTTAGATAACTGTagataaacaaaataattgtgctgTGCCTTGTTTGAGGAACTAAACATTGTGTATAATGCTAACAATGCTGGGATGTAGATGCAATGATTAGCACATACTTACTGCTACCTGATGAAGACCTGCAATAAGCAGTCTAAATGTCACCATATACATCCCAAGTGACACCAAGAAACAAACGATAGTACACAAtattaaaattataattatttataatacacataatgatatttttaaaattttatttcacaatgttttctttttttatttcatttcacaatGCACACCTTTGGTGACAAAGAAAGGGGCTCATGACAAATCTCGGAGATACAGTGACATGAACACCAAATAAAAGCCGTTATAATAAGAATTTCAATGCCTAATTTAGTCACTAAACACGTGAGGATACAAAGCTTAACCAAAATTTTGCTCACCCATGTTTTCCGTTGTGGGGTTCTCTTCAGGTGGATTATAGTTCATTAGGGCTGCCCCTTCTTCTTCATTGTTTCCTGTAACAGTTCCATCTTCATCTGCGCTTGTATTTTCTGGTCGTGTCTCTGACACGATAGGTTCACCTTTCGTTGCATTCAAGTCAAGCTTTGAAAGTTCATCGTCAACTTCTTGTTCCGCCGCTTCGACAGCTGCCGCAAGatccatttttttcttgctcTGAGAGCTCTTctgatttttcttctttgtcattttcgatttttttttatctataaCATATATTTGTTTCCCTAATCCTAGAGTTTCGATCGTGGTGAAATCGATCAGGTGTGAGCCCTTAAagggtgaccgctgacataATTGACCCAGCTTTCCTCAGCTGGGTTTCTCTTCTTTGATGACTGTACAAAAGGAGATATCATGGCATCCGCTGCATCgaagaaaaaaacatctaaAGGAGGAATTTTAGGGAAggtgaaaagcaaaaaaactaTCTACTTGTATTTATTTCAAGTATAACGCGCTGATCActcatttttggttttgcttttattcgtattttcttttcttcctgtACGTAGTGGTCCATAGATTCAGACAAACCCGTGAAAATCGATAAATGGGACTGCAATGCGATCAAAAATGCTGTTGATGATGCATCAAAGAAGGTAGCTGTGAATTTCAAACGATTAAGCCTTAAGAGTAGTCCTTACtcaatttttaacatttttcacTGTGCAATATGAAAAAACTGTGCAACGAAAGCTCATGGCTCAAAGACCTGCAATAATATATATTGAAATTTCTTTGATATAATGTCAATGCTAGCTTCAGTGTGTTGCTCTGACCCTATCcctcgcccccccccccccccccaaacccCACCAAAGCTACTTAGCCCTGGACAATTCGGCCCCAAATCTTGAGGTGGCCTTTTCTTGCTGACAATTATTTGAATTTTACTGATTATGTAGTTTAAATTatagagtttaaaaaaattaatgggttTCGGATCAGCagtcaaaagaaaaaatgacaTAGGCTCTGGGTAAAGTGGAAGAGgagagaatgaaacatttcctctttaaaaaaaagaaagcaacacaAACAAAATTCTTAACCACTTTTTAGTGtgaaccatgctttgagcaactggcccAGGCTGATGATCGATAGGCTTGTCAGTTCAGGAAATACAGACAATGTGTTATTTAACATTTTAAATGTTTGGGAAGACCCTTCTGAGAGATATATTTGTTTGTGTTTGTAAGTGAAAACAACAGAGTTATTCATCCTTTTGTGGACAGCCTACTTGAACATCACAGTCCATCTTACATTGATTTAATGACAAATGCCAAAGGCAAAGAGCAAATTTTATTTGCAAAACAAGTAGGTATCCCATGGTCCTACATACTACTGTTTAGGCCAAGAATCAAGAATTTATAAGAAATTCctccactgtttttttttctttttctaattttcCTGCCTTCTCATTCATTGCTGTCAAATGGTTCTATTCTTCCAAAGACAAGTTTTTACATGTAAACATCAAATTACATgatttttctttccttgataCTTTTATAGGTGCTAACAGACGGCTTTGGTTATGTGGAGGACCACAAAGTGACAGATATCCGCCTTCTCATCTGCACCATTTCCTGCCTATTTGCCCTTGCTGCTTTAATTTATGACTACCTGTTTCCTTTTCCAGTCTCGAGATCTATCCTCATCTTTTGTGTGCTTTCGTATCCACCTAAGATTAATTAATTGAGTAAACCTTTTCTGGTCCGATGGACATCTCACTTTTGCTGGCCATGTTGTTGTCAAGACACTCCATTTCCCTTAAGAGTTAGAGTTAGATGTATTTATTTTCATGTAAGAATCTTAGGTAAAGAAATAACTGATTTCCATGTTTATTATGAAGCAAGCATTCCTGAGATGTTCTGAGCACCAACTGGGTAGTGCGCAGTTCTAAAAGTAATAACATTGTTCTTACTAtgattgaatttgatcatcgcatttttgcgctgcttaagcagcagctAGAAAGGCCTGAAGATTCAACCCTGTTTGGGGAGTACTAGTCAAGTCTTcatcttaaaagaaaattgaaaacagtTGTTCAGTGATATGGTAAATAAACCCTTTTTTCATTTGACTTACAGGTCATTTTGACTTGCAGGTACTGTGAATACTAACTACAAAGTCTTGTAAATATTTGCTTAACCATATTATTTGAAGATACTTTGCTTTGATGACTGCATTGACAATCTTCACCACTTTTATTGAAAAGAACTACATCTTGTTTGCCATCCAAAAAGATGAAGCTGGAGTGGTATGTCGACcttttatgttaaattttttAACATCCTGTGGAGTGTACATTAAGCTTGGTTCCCACTTGCAATATCATGATGGTAATCATAATAAAATGCACTCTTATGTTGTGTGTGTTATGACTCAGaggaaatgccaaaaaacataaCCCTTATGGCACTTATGATTGACATAATTGTAACAAACTGATCAATCATTTTGTTATGATTGTgattataatttataaaagaATCCATCTTTGGTACGTACTTCAGTGTAAACCATGTTTGTGTTGATTCAGtcgtgttttcgtttttttgcatttagttTCAGTTGGTCAACAACTATTTTGTTGGACAAAGCAAACCGGCTTTCagccattttgctttttgtcatTAAATTTCGTGCTTCCCCTATAGTTTCCATAGCAACTTTCAAAATGCACTTTATAACCTCCATTTCCACTCTATAATATGTTTACATATGTGCTCattattgacca
This genomic interval carries:
- the LOC136931824 gene encoding signal peptidase complex subunit 2-like, encoding MASAASKKKTSKGGILGKWSIDSDKPVKIDKWDCNAIKNAVDDASKKVLTDGFGYVEDHKVTDIRLLICTISCLFALAALIYDYLFPFPVSRSILIFCVLSYFALMTALTIFTTFIEKNYILFAIQKDEAGVSPDNNWRLSSTLKRYGHMYTLTIMYIDGTTKQRREQSLEKSVASWFDEDGTLLFDILEKDVRDLHNGIASEKKDK